One part of the Segnochrobactrum spirostomi genome encodes these proteins:
- a CDS encoding ABC transporter permease has protein sequence MLQRILALIVKELTSLWKDPKTRYVLIIPPLIQVLLFANAANYDVTHARLAIWNDDQGRHSTEIIRRFADSNAFRPVAVVASPAAAQREIDTKDAAAVLRFGQTFSADVEAGRPAAVQLLLDTRRSNTALMIDGYASDIVATYAASLRPGGSVPLVVETRNWFNPTLDSRWFVLPGLVAVLPFLMAMLVSALSLAREREFGTFEQMLVTPLGPLEIMIGKAVPAIIVGWIEANMVLAAAILWFGVPFQGSLLLLEGALVVYMLAGVSIGLAISAFARTQQQGILGVFVYAAPATVLSGFASPIENMPPAFEWLSRLDPIRYMIVLSRGVFLQDMRFDIALLQIWPMALIGLVLLTIATVAVRRALVQ, from the coding sequence ATGCTCCAGCGCATCCTCGCCCTCATCGTCAAGGAACTGACCTCGCTCTGGAAGGACCCGAAGACGCGGTATGTCCTCATCATCCCGCCGCTGATCCAGGTTCTCCTGTTCGCCAATGCGGCGAACTACGACGTCACCCACGCCCGCCTCGCGATCTGGAACGACGACCAGGGCCGGCATTCGACCGAGATCATCCGCCGCTTCGCGGATTCGAACGCCTTCCGCCCCGTCGCCGTCGTCGCCTCGCCCGCCGCGGCCCAGCGCGAGATCGACACCAAGGACGCCGCCGCCGTGCTGCGCTTCGGGCAGACCTTCTCCGCCGACGTCGAGGCCGGCCGGCCCGCCGCGGTGCAGCTCCTGCTCGACACCCGCCGCTCCAACACCGCCCTGATGATCGACGGCTATGCGAGCGACATCGTCGCGACCTATGCCGCATCGCTCCGGCCCGGAGGGTCGGTGCCGCTCGTCGTCGAGACGCGCAACTGGTTCAACCCGACGCTCGACAGCCGCTGGTTCGTGCTGCCGGGGCTCGTCGCGGTGCTGCCGTTCCTGATGGCGATGCTGGTCTCCGCGCTCTCCCTCGCCCGCGAGCGCGAGTTCGGCACCTTCGAGCAGATGCTGGTGACGCCGCTCGGCCCCCTCGAGATCATGATCGGCAAGGCGGTGCCGGCGATCATCGTCGGCTGGATCGAAGCCAACATGGTGCTCGCCGCCGCGATCCTGTGGTTCGGCGTGCCGTTCCAGGGCAGCCTCCTCCTCCTCGAGGGGGCCCTCGTCGTCTACATGCTCGCCGGCGTCTCGATCGGCCTTGCGATCTCCGCCTTCGCCCGCACCCAGCAGCAGGGCATTCTCGGCGTCTTCGTCTATGCGGCGCCGGCGACCGTGCTGTCGGGCTTCGCCTCGCCGATCGAAAACATGCCGCCGGCCTTCGAATGGCTGAGCCGGCTCGATCCGATCCGCTACATGATCGTGCTGTCCCGCGGCGTCTTCCTCCAGGACATGCGCTTCGACATCGCGCTCCTCCAGATCTGGCCGATGGCCCTGATCGGCCTCGTCCTCCTCACCATCGCGACCGTCGCGGTGCGCCGCGCGCTGGTGCAATGA